A region of Solanum dulcamara chromosome 7, daSolDulc1.2, whole genome shotgun sequence DNA encodes the following proteins:
- the LOC129894061 gene encoding glutamate synthase 1 [NADH], chloroplastic isoform X2, with protein sequence MRVLGHNGEINTLRGNVNWMRAREGLLKCKELGLSKTEMKKLLPIVDASSSDSGAFDGVLELLLRAGRSLPEAVMMMIPEAWQNDKNMDPSRKALYEYFSALMEPWDGPALISFTDGRYLGATLDRNGLRPGRFYVTYSGRVIMASEVGVVDIPPEDVCRKGRLNPGMMLLVDFENHVVVDDDALKQQYSLARPYGQWLKKQKIELKDVVESVNYSYRVPPPIAGVLPAGSDDDSMENMGLHGLLAPLKAFGYTIEALEMLLLPMAKDGVEALGSMGNDAPLAVMSNREKLTFEYFKQMFAQVTNPPIDPIREKIVTSMQCMVGPEGDLTETTEEQCHRLSLKGPLLSIEEMEAVKKMNYRGWRCKVLDITYSRDSGTKGLEETLDRICSEAHDAIQEGYTAIVLSDRAFSPKRVAVSSLLTVGAVHHHLVKKLERTRVALIVESAEPREVHHFCTLVGFGADAICPYLAVEAIWRLQVDGKIPPKSTGEFHSKDELVKKYYKASHYGMMKVLAKMGISTLASYKGAQIFEAVGLSSEVMERCFNGTPSRVEGATFDALAKDALNLHGLAFPSRALAPGSAEAVALPNPGDYHWRKGGEVHLNDPFAIAKLQEAARSNSVAAYKEYSKRVQELNRQCNLRGLLKFKEGEVKVPLEEVEPASEIVKRFCTGAMSYGSISLEAHSTLAMAMNKIGGKSNTGEGGEQPSRMEPLPNGSKNPKRSAIKQVASGRFGVSSYYLTNADELQIKMAQGAKPGEGGELPGHKVIGDIAVTRNSTAGVGLISPPPHHDIYSIEDLAQLIHDLKNANPGARVSVKLVSEAGVGVIASGVVKGHADHVLISGHDGGTGASRWTGIKSAGLPWELGLAETHQTLVANDLRGRTVLQTDGQLKTGRDVAIAALLGAEEFGFSTAPLITLGCIMMRKCHKNTCPVGIATQDPILREKFAGEPEHVINFFFMLAEEVREIMSQLGFRTLIEMVGRSDMLEMDNDLVKNNDKLKNIDLSLLLRPAADIRPEAAQYCIQKQDHGLDMALDNNLIALSKAALEKSLPVYIETPICNVNRAVGTMLSHEVTKRYHLAGLPADTIHIKLSGSAGQSLGAFLCPGITLELEGDSNDYVGKGLSGGKIIVYPPKGSKFDPKENIVIGNVALYGATSGEAYFNGMAAERFCVRNSGAKAVVEGVGDHGCEYMTGGTVVVLGKTGRNFAAGMSGGVAYVLDLHSKFHSHCNSELVDLDKVEEEEDIMTLKMMIQQHQRNTNSQLAKEVLADFDSLLPRFIKVFPRDYKRVLASMKKEEASEAAKERAIKEAEEQDEEELKEKDAFEELKKLAAASKDESSQVEEEKTLKRPTKVADAVKHRGFVAYEREGVSYRDPNVRMRDWKEVMEESKPGPLLTTQSARCMDCGTPFCHQENSGCPLGNKIPEFNELVYQNRWREALDRLLETNNFPEFTGRVCPAPCEGSCVLGIIENPVSIKSIECAIIDKAFEEGWMVPRPPSERTGRRVAIVGSGPSGLAAADQLNRLGHTVTVFERADRIGGLMMYGVPNMKTDKIDVVQRRVDLMEKEGVKFVVDANIGNDPAYSLDHLREDHDAIILAVGATKPRDLPVPGRDLSGVHFAMEFLHANTKSLLDSNLQDEKYISAKGKKVVVIGGGDTGTDCIGTSIRHGCSSVVNLELLPQPPNTRAPGNPWPQWPRIFRVDYGHQEAAAKFGKDPRSYEVLTKRFIGDENGNVKGLEVIRVQWEKDASGRFQFKEVEGSEEIIGADLVLLAMGFLGPESTIADKLGLEKDNRSNFKADYGRFSTSVEGVFAAGDCRRGQSLVVWAISEGRQAAAQVDKFLMKDDEDLSADAGSQQEFVKKQPTVVT encoded by the exons ATGCGTGTCTTGGGTCATAATGGTGAAATAAACACACTTCGAGGCAATGTGAACTG GATGAGGGCTCGTGAGGGTCTTCTCAAATGTAAAGAGCTTGGCCTTTCAAAGACGGAAATGAAAAAACTCTTGCCCATTGTTGATGCCAGTTCATCAGACTCAG GAGCTTTTGACGGCGTACTTGAGCTACTTCTTAGAGCTGGTAGAAGCCTCCCAGAAGCTGTAATGATGATGATTCCTGAAGCCTGGCAAAATGACAAGAACATGGATCCTAGTCGGAAGGCATTGTATGAATATTTTTCAGCCCTCATGGAGCCATGGGATGGACCTGCTCTTATatcat TTACTGATGGGCGCTATCTCGGAGCTACTTTAGATCGGAATGGTCTGCGTCCAGGTCGCTTTTATGTTACATACAGTGGCAGGGTTATTATGGCAAGTGAAGTTggagtagttgatattccacCTGAAGATGTATGCCGAAAAGGTAGACTAAACCCTGGAATGATGCTTCTGGTGGACTTTGAGAACCATGTTGTTGTAGATGATGATGCTTTGAAGCAGCAGTACTCTCTTGCAAGACCTTATGGGCAGTGGCtgaaaaagcaaaagatagAGCTGAAAGATGTTGTTGAGTCAGTAAATTATTCTTACAGGGTTCCTCCACCCATTGCAGGAGTTTTGCCT GCGGGAAGTGATGATGACAGTATGGAAAATATGGGGCTTCATGGTTTATTGGCTCCATTAAAGGCCTTTGG TTACACTATAGAGGCCTTAGAAATGCTGCTACTCCCAATGGCAAAAGATGGTGTTGAGGCTCTTGGTTCAATGGGGAATGATGCTCCATTAGCAGTGATGTCTAATAGAGAGAAACTTACATTTGAGTATTTCAAGCAGATGTTTGCTCAAGTCACAAACCCTCCTATTGACCCTATCAGGGAAAAAATTGTTACCTCTATGCAATGTATGGTTGGTCCTGAAGGAGATCTTACGGAGACCACTGAAGAACAGTGTCACCGCCTCTCACTCAAGGGACCTCTTTTGTCCATTGAAGAAATGGAAGctgtgaagaagatgaactacAGAGGGTGGCGCTGTAAGGTTCTTGATATTACCTACTCCAGAGACAGTGGTACGAAAGGTCTAGAGGAGACCTTAGACAGGATCTGCTCTGAAGCGCACGATGCAATTCAGGAGGGCTATACTGCTATTGTACTTTCTGACAGAG CCTTCTCGCCGAAGCGTGTTGCTGTGAGCTCTTTATTGACTGTTGGTGCTGTCCATCATCATTTAGTTAAAAAGCTTGAGCGAACTCGAGTTGCATTGATTGTTGAATCTGCTGAGCCACGAGAAGTACACCATTTCTGTACATTGGTAGGATTTGGTGCTGATGCTATCTGCCCTTATTTAGCTGTAGAAGCTATATGGAGACTACAGGTTGATGGCAAAATCCCACCCAAGTCAACCGGTGAGTTTCATTCCAAGGATGAGCTTGTCAAGAAATACTACAAAGCAAGTCATTATGGCATGATGAAGGTTCTTGCAAAAATGGGCATATCAACGTTGGCATCGTACAAGGGCGCTCAGATTTTTGAGGCAGTTGGCCTTTCGTCAGAAGTTATGGAGCGATGTTTCAATGGAACTCCTAGCAGAGTGGAGGGAGCAACTTTTGACGCACTTGCCAAAGATGCACTCAATCTACATGGACTTGCATTTCCATCACGAGCTTTGGCTCCAGGAAGTGCAGAAGCTGTGGCACTCCCTAATCCTGGTGATTATCATTGGAGAAAGGGTGGTGAGGTTCACCTTAATGATCCATTTGCCATTGCAAAATTGCAGGAAGCTGCACGATCTAATAGTGTAGCTGCCTACAAAGAATATTCTAAGCGTGTACAGGAATTAAATAGACAATGCAATTTGAGGGGacttttgaaattcaaagagGGAGAGGTGAAAGTTCCTCTAGAAGAAGTTGAACCGGCAAGTGAGATTGTAAAACGCTTTTGTACTGGAGCCATGAGTTATGGATCAATCTCCTTGGAGGCACACTCTACTCTTGCTATGGCAATGAACAAGATTGGAGGCAAATCTAACACag GCGAGGGTGGTGAGCAGCCTTCTCGGATGGAGCCTCTTCCTAATGGTTCAAAGAACCCAAAAAGAAGTGCAATTAAGCAGGTTGCAAGTGGTAGATTTGGAGTCTCAAGTTATTACCTTACAAATGCTGACGAGCTACAGATAAAAATGGCTCAG GGAGCGAAGCCTGGAGAAGGGGGTGAACTTCCTGGACACAAGGTCATTGGTGACATAGCTGTCACTAGGAACTCCACAGCTGGAGTTGGACTAATTAGTCCTCCTCCTCATCATGATATCTACTCGATTGAGGATCTTGCACAGTTGATTCATGATCTTAAG AATGCAAACCCGGGGGCACGTGTTAGTGTCAAGTTGGTTTCTGAAGCTGGTGTTGGGGTCATTGCCAGCGGCGTTGTCAAGGGACATGCCGATCATGTCTTGATCTCCGGTCATGATGGAGGGACTGGTGCCTCAAGATGGACTGGTATCAAGAGTGCTGGGCTTCCATGGGAACTTGGTCTTGCAGAGACACATCAAACTTTAGTGGCTAATGACCTCCGTGGCCGAACAGTGCTGCAAACGGATGGCCAATTGAAAACTGGAAGAGATGTAGCTATTGCTGCTCTTCTTGGTGCAGAGGAGTTTGGTTTCAGCACTGCTCCCCTCATAACACTCGGCTGCATAATGATGAGAAAATGCCACAAAAACACTTGCCCTGTGGGGATTGCCACTCAAGATCCAATTCTTCGAGAGAAGTTTGCTGGAGAACCAGAACATGtcataaatttcttcttcatgcTGGCAGAGGAAGTGAGAGAAATCATGTCTCAACTTGGTTTTAGAACACTTATTGAAATGGTTGGCCGTTCAGACATGCTTGAAATGGATAATGATTTAGTCAAGAACAATGACAAATTGAAGAATATTGATCTGTCCCTACTGCTTCGACCTGCTGCTGATATCCGGCCTGAAGCTGCCCAATATTGTATACAGAAACAGGATCATGGTTTGGACATGGCTTTAGATAACAATTTGATAGCCCTTTCCAAAGCTGCTTTAGAGAAAAGTCTTCCTGTATATATTGAAACTCCAATCTGCAATGTAAACCGGGCTGTTGGAACTATGCTAAGCCATGAAGTGACCAAGCGTTATCACCTCGCAGGACTTCCTGCAGACACAATTCATATCAAGCTTAGTGGAAGTGCAGGACAGAGTCTGGGAGCTTTTCTTTGCCCTGGCATCACATTAGAGCTTGAAGGAGACAGCAATGATTATGTTGGTAAAGGTTTATCGGGTGGCAAAATCATTGTTTATCCCCCAAAAGGAAGCAAGTTTGACCCCAAGGAAAATATTGTGATTGGAAATGTAGCTCTTTATGGGGCAACAAGTGGGGAGGCATATTTTAATGGGATGGCAGCAGAAAGATTTTGTGTCCGTAACTCGGGGGCCAAAGCTGTTGTAGAAGGTGTTGGTGATCATGGCTGTGAGTACATGACTGGTGGTACGGTTGTTGTGCTTGGAAAAACTGGAAGAAACTTTGCTGCTGGTATGAGTGGTGGTGTTGCCTATGTTCTTGACTTGCATTCCAAGTTCCACTCTCATTGCAATTCAGAGCTGGTTGATCTCGAtaaagttgaagaagaagaagatatcaTGACTTTGAAGATGATGATACAGCAACACCAGCGTAACACAAACAGCCAACTGGCAAAAGAAGTTCTTGCTGACTTTGATAGTCTTTTGCCTAGATTTATTAAGGTCTTCCCTAGAGATTATAAACGGGTTCTTGCAAGCATGAAAAAGGAGGAAGCTTCTGAAGCAGCAAAAGAACGTGCCATCAAGGAAGCGGAGGAGCAAGACGAGgaagagttgaaggagaaaGATGCCTTTGAAGAGCTGAAGAAGTTGGCAGCTGCATCTAAGGATGAATCCAGTCAG GTTGAAGAGGAGAAGACATTGAAGAGGCCCACCAAAGTTGCTGATGCAGTCAAGCATCGAGGTTTTGTCGCTTATGAGCGGGAGGGCGTGTCCTACAGGGATCCAAATGTTCGGATGAGGGACTGGAAAGAGGTTATGGAAGAGTCAAAACCCGGTCCACTCCTTACGACACAATCTGCGCGCTGCATGGACTGTGGAACTCCTTTTTGTCATCAG GAGAACTCTGGATGTCCTCTTGGAAATAAAATACCAGAATTCAATGAGTTAGTGTATCAGAATAGATGGCGAGAAGCACTGGATAGGCTTCTTGAGACTAACAACTTCCCTGAGTTCACTGGCCGAGTGTGCCCTGCACCTTGTGAAGGGTCTTGTGTGCTTGGTATCATTGAGAATCCTGTTTCTATCAAAAGCATTGAATGTGCCATTATTGACAAAGCTTTTGAGGAAGGGTGGATGGTGCCACGACCTCCTTCTGAGAGAACCGG GAGAAGAGTCGCAATTGTTGGGAGTGGACCCTCAGGCCTGGCTGCTGCTGATCAGTTAAACAGATTGGGTCATACTGTCACCGTGTTTGAACGTGCTGATAGGATTGGTGGTCTGATGATGTATGGAGTGCCCAACATGAAGACCGACAAAATTGATGTCGTTCAGAGGCGGGTTGACCTTATGGAGAAGGAAGGAGTGAAATTTGTGGTCGATGCAAATATCGGAAATGATCCTGCGTACTCCTTGGATCATCTTCGTGAAGATCATGATGCAATTATTTTGGCTGTTGGAGCCACAAAGCCAAG GGACCTTCCTGTTCCTGGACGAGACTTATCCGGAGTCCATTTCGCCATGGAGTTCCTTCACGCAAACACAAAAAGTTTGCTTGATAGCAATCTGCAGGATGAAAAATACATTTCAGCTAAAGGCAAGAAGGTGGTCGTTATTGGTGGAGGTGACACTGGGACAGATTGCATAGGAACATCTATTCGCCATGGCTGCAGCAGTGTAGTTAATCTAGAGCTTCTCCCTCAGCCACCAAACACTAGGGCTCCTGGAAATCCTTGGCCACAG TGGCCTCGTATCTTCCGTGTAGATTATGGGCATCAGGAAGCCGCTGCAAAGTTTGGTAAGGATCCGAGATCCTACGAGGTTTTGACCAAGCGGTTCATTGGAGATGAAAACGGAAATGTGAAAGGATTGGAGGTGATACGTGTACAGTGGGAGAAAGATGCCAGTGGAAGATTCCAATTCAAGGAAGTAGAAGGCTCTGAAGAAATTATCGGGGCCGATCTGGTTCTGCTAGCCATGGGTTTCCTTGGCCCTGAATCG ACAATAGCAGACAAACTAGGATTAGAAAAGGACAACAGGTCTAACTTCAAGGCTGATTATGGACGCTTCTCAACAAGTGTGGAGGGGGTGTTTGCAGCAGGAGATTGTCGTAGGGGACAGTCTTTGGTGGTTTGGGCCATCTCTGAAGGACGGCAAGCAGCTGCTCAAGTTGACAAGTTTCTTATGAAGGATGACGAGGACTTGTCTGCTGATGCAGGTAGCCAACAAGAATTTGTCAAGAAGCAGCCAACAGTTGTGACATAA